From the genome of Anopheles moucheti chromosome 3, idAnoMoucSN_F20_07, whole genome shotgun sequence, one region includes:
- the LOC128302479 gene encoding skin secretory protein xP2-like, which translates to MRMIIVPCCLALMVALVTCEGTVAEDTKAEETQVEAKESQNVEKRGLHSSFGDFGHDFGGHDDHHHHEHIKTVTIEKKVPVPYTVEKHVPYTVEKKVPYEVKVPIPQPYIVEKKVPVHVKEVVKYPVHVPAPYTVEKKVPYEVKYPVDKPYEVKVHVPQPYTVEKKVPYEVKVHVPVPYTVEKKIPYEVKYEVPVPKPYTVIKKVPYEVKVPVDKPYKVEVPKPYPVEVPKPYPVVVEKKVPYEVKVPVDKPYKVEVPKPYKVEVKVPYPAPYTVEKKVPYTVEKPIPYEVKVPIDKPYPVYKEVKVPVEKEVPYPVKVPVHVPVHVHKEEHHDHSYEHHDLH; encoded by the coding sequence GTTCCTTGTTGTCTTGCCCTTATGGTGGCACTAGTCACATGCGAGGGTACTGTTGCAGAGGACACGAAGGCGGAGGAAACCCAAGTAGAGGCGAAGGAATCGCAGAATGTGGAGAAGCGCGGACTGCACTCTTCCTTTGGCGATTTCGGCCATGACTTCGGTGGACACGAtgaccatcatcaccacgaGCACATCAAGACGGTCACGATCGAGAAGAAGGTCCCGGTGCCGTACACCGTGGAGAAGCACGTCCCGTACACGGTAGAGAAGAAGGTACCGTACGAGGTGAAGGTACCGATCCCGCAGCCCTACATCGTCGAGAAGAAGGTTCCGGTGCACGTGAAGGAGGTGGTGAAATACCCAGTCCATGTGCCGGCCCCATACACCGTGGAGAAGAAGGTCCCGTACGAGGTGAAGTATCCCGTCGACAAGCCGTACGAGGTGAAGGTGCACGTACCGCAACCGTACACCGTCGAGAAGAAGGTCCCGTACGAGGTGAAGGTGCACGTACCCGTCCCGTACACGGTCGAGAAGAAGATCCCGTACGAGGTGAAGTATGAGGTGCCCGTCCCGAAACCGTACACCGTCATCAAGAAGGTGCCGTACGAGGTGAAGGTCCCAGTCGACAAGCCGTACAAGGTGGAGGTCCCGAAACCGTACCCAGTGGAGGTGCCGAAACCGTACCCAGTCGTCGTGGAGAAGAAGGTCCCGTACGAGGTGAAGGTCCCAGTTGATAAGCCGTACAAGGTGGAGGTGCCCAAACCATACAAGGTGGAAGTGAAGGTACCGTACCCGGCGCCCTACACCGTCGAAAAGAAGGTGCCGTACACGGTCGAGAAGCCGATCCCGTACGAGGTGAAGGTACCGATCGATAAGCCGTACCCAGTGTACAAGGAGGTGAAGGTTCCGGTCGAGAAGGAGGTCCCGTACCCCGTGAAGGTCCCAGTCCATGTACCAGTCCATGTTCACAAAGAAGAACACCATGATCATTCGTATGAACATCACGATCTGCACTAA